The Pseudomonas fulva 12-X sequence CACCCACAAGCGCCGTGTCTCCGCACTCGGCCCGGGCGGTCTGACCCGTGAGCGCGCCGGCTTCGAAGTCCGCGACGTACACCCGACCCACTACGGCCGTGTGTGCCCGATCGAAACGCCGGAAGGTCCGAACATCGGTCTGATCAACTCCCTGGCGGCCTATGCCCGAACCAACCAGTACGGCTTCCTGGAAAGCCCGTACCGCGTGGTCAAGGAAGGTCAGGTCACCGACGAAATCGTGTTCCTGTCCGCCATCGAAGAAGCCGACCACGTGATCGCCCAGGCGTCCGCGACCCTGAACGACAAAGGTCAGCTGATCGACGAGCTGGTTGCCGTACGTCACCTGAACGAGTTCACCGTCAAGGCGCCGGAAGACGTCACCCTGATGGACGTTTCGCCGAAGCAGGTCGTATCCGTCGCTGCCTCGCTGATTCCGTTCCTCGAGCACGACGACGCCAACCGTGCACTCATGGGTTCGAACATGCAGCGTCAGGCTGTGCCGACCCTGCGTTCGGACAAGCCGCTGGTGGGTACCGGCATGGAGCGCAACGTCGCCCGTGACTCCGGTGTCTGCGTGGTCGCCCGTCGCGGTGGTGTGATCGACTCCGTCGACGCCAGCCGTATCGTGGTTCGTGTTGCCGATGACGAAGTCGAAACCGGTGAAGCCGGTGTGGACATCTACAACCTGACCAAATACACCCGCTCCAACCAGAACACCTGCATCAACCAGCGTCCGCTGGTGCAGAAAGGTGATGTGGTTGCGCGTGGCGACATCATGGCCGACGGCCCGTCCACCGACATGGGTGAACTGGCGCTGGGCCAGAACATGCGCGTCGCGTTCATGCCGTGGAACGGTTACAACTTCGAAGACTCTATCCTGCTCTCCGAGCGCGTGGTTCAGGAAGACCGCTTCACCACGATCCACATCCAGGAACTGACCTGTGTGGCCCGTGACACCAAGCTCGGCCCAGAGGAAATCTCTGCGGACATCCCGAACGTGGGTGAGGCTGCACTGAACAAGCTCGACGAAGCCGGTATCGTCTACGTCGGCGCCGAAGTCGGCCCGGGCGACATCCTGGTCGGCAAGGTCACCCCGAAAGGCGAGACCCAGCTGACTCCGGAAGAAAAGCTGCTGCGCGCGATCTTCGGTGAGAAGGCCAGCGACGTTAAGGACACCTCCCTGCGCGTGCCGACCGGCACCAAGGGTACCGTCATCGACGTACAGGTCTTCACCCGTGATGGCGTGGAGCGCGATGCCCGTGCCCTGTCGATCGAGAAGAGCCAGCTGGACGAGATCCGCAAGGACCTGAACGAAGAGTTCCGCATCGTCGAAGGCGCGACCTTCGAACGTCTGCGTTCGGCTCTGGTCGGCAAGATCGCCGAAGGCGGCGCTGGTCTGAAGAAAGGCACCGAGATCACTGACGAAGTGCTCGACGGCCTGGAGCGTGGCCAGTGGTTCAAGCTGCGCATGGCCGACGATGCCCTGAACGAGCAGTTGGAAAAGGCCCAGGCCTATATCTCCGACCGCCGTCAGCTGCTCGACGACAAGTTCGAAGACAAGAAGCGCAAGCTGCAGCAGGGTGATGACCTGGCACCGGGCGTACTGAAGATCGTCAAGGTTTACCTGGCCATCCGCCGTCGCATCCAGCCGGGTGACAAGATGGCCGGTCGTCACGGTAACAAGGGTGTAGTCTCGGTGATCATGCCGGTCGAAGACATGCCGCACGATGCCAATGGCACGCCGGTGGACATCGTCCTCAACCCGCTGGGCGTACCGTCGCGTATGAACGTCGGTCAGATCCTCGAAACCCACCTGGGCCTGGCGGCCAAGGGCCTGGGCGAGAAGATCAACCTGATGCTCGAAGAGCAGCGCAAGATCGCTGAACTGCGTGGCTTCCTGAACGAGATCTACAACGAGATCGGTGGTCGTCAGGAAAACCTCGACGAGCTGAGCGATCAGGAAGTGTTGGCCCTGGCCAACAACCTGCGCAAGGGCGTTCCGATGGCCACGCCGGTGTTCGACGGTGCCAAGGAAAAAGAGATCAAGGCCATGCTGAAGCTGGCTGATCTGCCGGAGAGCGGCCAGATGCGCCTGTTCGACGGCCGTACCGGCAACCAGTTCGAGCGCCCGACCACGGTCGGTTACATGTACATGCTGAAACTGAACCACCTGGTGGACGACAAGATGCACGCTCGTTCTACCGGTTCCTACAGCCTGGTTACCCAGCAGCCGCTGGGTGGTAAGGCGCAGTTCGGTGGTCAGCGCTTCGGGGAGATGGAGGTCTGGGCGCTGGAAGCCTACGGCGCCGCCTACACCCTGCAGGAGATGTTGACCGTCAAGTCGGACGACGTGAACGGCCGTACCAAGATGTACAAGAACATCGTGGATGGCGATCACCGCATGGAGCCGGGCATGCCCGAGTCCTTCAACGTGTTGATCAAAGAGATCCGTTCGCTCGGTATCGACATCGATCTGGAAACCGAATAACACGACGTGAATCGGCAGCGGGGCGAAAATCCCGCTGCCTGCTCCGCCAGGAGGAAAGGCCTTGAAAGACCTACTGAATTTGCTGAAAAACCAGGGTCAAGTCGAAGAGTTCGATGCCATTCGCATCGGTCTTGCTTCGCCTGAGATGATCCGTTCGTGGTCGTTCGGTGAAGTTAAAAAGCCGGAAACCATCAACTACCGTACGTTCAAACCCGAGCGTGACGGCCTGTTCTGCGCCAAGATCTTTGGCCCGGTCAAGGATTACGAGTGCCTGTGCGGCAAGTACAAGCGCCTCAAGCACCGTGGTGTGATCTGTGAGAAGTGCGGCGTCGAAGTCGCCTTGGCCAAGGTTCGTCGTGAGCGCATGGCGCACATCGAGCTGGCTTCTCCCGTTGCCCACATCTGGTTCCTGAAGTCCCTGCCGAGCCGTATCGGCCTGCTGATGGACATGACCCTGCGTGATATCGAGCGCGTGCTCTACTTCGAGAGCTACGTGGTTATCGACCCGGGCATGACCACCCTCGAGAAGGGCCAGCTGCTCAATGACGAGCAGTACTTCGAAGCGCTGGAAGAGTTCGGTGACGACTTCGACGCCCGCATGGGTGCCGAGGCCGTTCGCGAGCTGCTGCACGCTATCGACCTAGAGCACGAGATCGGCCGCCTGCGCGAAGAGATTCCGCAGACCAACTCGGAAACCAAGATCAAGAAGCTGTCCAAGCGTCTGAAGTTGATGGAAGCCTTCCAGGGTTCCGGCAACCTGCCAGAGTGGATGGTGCTGACCGTTCTGCCGGTTCTGCCGCCAGATCTGCGCCCGCTCGTTCCGCTGGACGGTGGCCGTTTCGCCACTTCCGACCTGAACGACCTGTATCGCCGCGTCATCAACCGTAACAACCGTCTCAAGCGCCTGCTCGATCTGTCCGCGCCGGACATCATCGTGCGCAACGAAAAGCGCATGCTGCAGGAAGCGGTCGACGCCCTGCTCGACAACGGTCGTCGCGGTCGCGCCATCACCGGTTCGAACAAACGTCCTCTGAAATCCCTGGCCGACATGATCAAGGGTAAGCAGGGCCGTTTCCGTCAGAACCTGCTCGGTAAGCGCGTTGACTACTCCGGTCGTTCCGTTATTACCGTGGGCCCGGCTCTGCGCCTGCACCAGTGCGGTCTGCCGAAGAAGATGGCTCTGGAACTGTTCAAGCCGTTCATTTTCGGCAAGCTGGAAATGCGTGGTCTGGCGACTACCATCAAGGCCGCCAAGAAGATGGTCGAGCGCGAGCTGCCGGAAGTGTGGGATGTTCTCGCCGAAGTGATTCGCGAACACCCCGTACTGCTCAACCGTGCACCGACTCTGCACCGTCTGGGTATCCAGGCGTTCGAGCCAGTCCTGATCGAAGGTAAAGCCATCCAGCTGCACCCGCTGGTTTGTGCGGCCTACAACGCCGACTTCGACGGTGACCAGATGGCTGTTCACGTGCCGCTGACGCTGGAAGCCCAGCTCGAAGCGCGCGCGCTGATGATGTCGACCAACAACATCCTGTCGCCCGCCAACGGTGAGCCAATCATCGTACCGTCGCAGGACGTGGTACTGGGTCTGTACTACATGACCCGTGAAGCCATCAACGCCAAGGGCGAAGGTCGCGTGTTCGCCGACCTGCAGGAAGTCGACCGCGTATTCCGCGCTGGCGAAGCCTCGCTGCACGCCAAGGTCAAGGTGCGCATCAACGAGACCGTCAAGCAGAAGGACGGCAGCCTGGTCAAGAACACCCGCATCGTCGACACCACTGTCGGCCGCGCGCTGCTGTTCCAGGTTGTGCCGGCCGGCCTGTCGTTCGACGTGGTCAACCAGTCGATGAAGAAGAAGGCGATCTCCCGTCTGATCAACCAGTGCTACCGCACCGTGGGTCTGAAGGACACTGTCATCTTCGCCGACCAGCTGATGTACACCGGTTTCGCCTACTCGACCATCTCCGGTGTGTCGATCGGCGTGAACGACTTCGTCATCCCGGATGAGAAGGCGCGCATCATCGACGCCGCCACCGAGGAAGTGAAGGAAATCGAATCGCAGTACGCCTCTGGCCTGGTAACCCAGGGCGAGAAGTACAACAAGGTGATCGACCTCTGGTCGAAGGCCAACGACGAAGTCTCCAAGGCGATGATGGCCAACCTCTCGAAAGAGAAGGTCATCGACCGCGAAGGTAACGAAGTCGATCAGGAGTCCTTCAACTCCATGTACATGATGGCCGACTCCGGTGCGCGTGGTTCCGCTGCGCAGATCCGTCAGCTGGCCGGTATGCGTGGTCTGATGGCCAAGCCGGACGGCTCGATCATCGAGACGCCGATCACCGCGAACTTCCGTGAAGGCCTGTCGGTACTGCAGTACTTCATCTCCACTCACGGTGCTCGTAAAGGTCTGGCGGATACCGCACTGAAGACCGCGAACTCCGGTTACCTGACTCGTCGTCTGGTCGATGTCGCCCAGGATCTGGTCGTGACCGAGATCGACTGCGGCACCGACCAGGGCCTGCACATGACTCCGCACATCGAAGGCGGCGACGTTGTAGAGCCGCTGGGTGAGCGCGTACTGGGCCGTGTCATCGCCCGTGACGTGTTCAAGCCGGGCACCGAGGACGTCATCGTTCCGGCCGGTACTCTGGTCGACGAGCAGTGGGTCGAGTTCATCGAGCTGAACAGCATCGACGAAGTGGTCGTGCGTTCGCCGATCAGCTGTGAAACCCGCTACGGTATCTGCGCCAAGTGCTACGGTCGCGACCTGGCTCGTGGTCACCAGATCAACATCGGTGAAGCCGTCGGCGTTATCGCGGCCCAGTCGATCGGTGAGCCGGGTACCCAGCTGACCATGCGTACGTTCCACATCGGTGGTGCGGCAAGCCGTACTTCGGCTGCCGACAGCGTCCAGGTGAAGAACGGTGGTGCGATCCGTCTGCACAACCTCAAGCACGTCGAGCGTCTGGACGGCAACCTGATCGCGGTATCGCGCTCCGGTGAGCTGGCCGTTGCCGACGAGTTCGGTCGCGAGCGCGAGCGCTACAAGCTGCCGTACGGTGCGGTCATCTCCGTGAAGGAAGGTGACAAGGTCGAAGCTGGCGCCATCGTCGCCAAGTGGGACCCGCACACCCACCCGATCGTGACCGAAATGAAGGGTACCGTGACCTTCGTCGGCATGGAGGAGGGCATCACCATCAAGCGCCAGACCGACGAACTGACCGGTCTGACCAACATCGAGGTTCTCGATCCGAAGGATCGTCCAGCTGCTGGCAAGGACATTCGTCCGGCCATCAAGATGGTCGACGCCAACGGCAAGGAACTGCTGCTGCCGGGTACCGACGTTCCCGCCCAGTACTTCCTGCCTGCCAACGCCCTGGTCGGCGTGGCGGATGGTGCGC is a genomic window containing:
- the rpoB gene encoding DNA-directed RNA polymerase subunit beta; translated protein: MAYSYTEKKRIRKDFSKLPDVMDVPYLLAIQLDSYREFLQQGASKEQFRDIGLHAAFKSVFPIISYSGNAALEYVGYRLGEPAFDVKECVLRGVTFAVPLRVKVRLIIFDKESSNKAIKDIKEQEVYMGEIPLMTENGTFVINGTERVIVSQLHRSPGVFFDHDRGKTHSSGKLLYSARIIPYRGSWLDFEFDPKDAVFVRIDRRRKLPASVLLRALGYSTEEVLDAFYTTNVFHVKAEGLSLELVPQRLRGEIASQDIKDGSGKVIVEQGRRITARHINQLDKAGIKELDVPFDYLIGRTTAKAIVHPATGEILAECNTELSVELLAKIAKAQVVRIETLYTNDIDCGPFISDTLKIDSTTNQLEALVEIYRMMRPGEPPTKDAAETLFNNLFFSAERYDLSAVGRMKFNRRIGRTEIEGSGVLSREDIVEVLKTLVDIRNGKGIVDDIDHLGNRRVRCVGEMAENQFRVGLVRVERAVKERLSMAESEGLMPQDLINAKPVAAAVKEFFGSSQLSQFMDQNNPLSEITHKRRVSALGPGGLTRERAGFEVRDVHPTHYGRVCPIETPEGPNIGLINSLAAYARTNQYGFLESPYRVVKEGQVTDEIVFLSAIEEADHVIAQASATLNDKGQLIDELVAVRHLNEFTVKAPEDVTLMDVSPKQVVSVAASLIPFLEHDDANRALMGSNMQRQAVPTLRSDKPLVGTGMERNVARDSGVCVVARRGGVIDSVDASRIVVRVADDEVETGEAGVDIYNLTKYTRSNQNTCINQRPLVQKGDVVARGDIMADGPSTDMGELALGQNMRVAFMPWNGYNFEDSILLSERVVQEDRFTTIHIQELTCVARDTKLGPEEISADIPNVGEAALNKLDEAGIVYVGAEVGPGDILVGKVTPKGETQLTPEEKLLRAIFGEKASDVKDTSLRVPTGTKGTVIDVQVFTRDGVERDARALSIEKSQLDEIRKDLNEEFRIVEGATFERLRSALVGKIAEGGAGLKKGTEITDEVLDGLERGQWFKLRMADDALNEQLEKAQAYISDRRQLLDDKFEDKKRKLQQGDDLAPGVLKIVKVYLAIRRRIQPGDKMAGRHGNKGVVSVIMPVEDMPHDANGTPVDIVLNPLGVPSRMNVGQILETHLGLAAKGLGEKINLMLEEQRKIAELRGFLNEIYNEIGGRQENLDELSDQEVLALANNLRKGVPMATPVFDGAKEKEIKAMLKLADLPESGQMRLFDGRTGNQFERPTTVGYMYMLKLNHLVDDKMHARSTGSYSLVTQQPLGGKAQFGGQRFGEMEVWALEAYGAAYTLQEMLTVKSDDVNGRTKMYKNIVDGDHRMEPGMPESFNVLIKEIRSLGIDIDLETE
- the rpoC gene encoding DNA-directed RNA polymerase subunit beta' produces the protein MKDLLNLLKNQGQVEEFDAIRIGLASPEMIRSWSFGEVKKPETINYRTFKPERDGLFCAKIFGPVKDYECLCGKYKRLKHRGVICEKCGVEVALAKVRRERMAHIELASPVAHIWFLKSLPSRIGLLMDMTLRDIERVLYFESYVVIDPGMTTLEKGQLLNDEQYFEALEEFGDDFDARMGAEAVRELLHAIDLEHEIGRLREEIPQTNSETKIKKLSKRLKLMEAFQGSGNLPEWMVLTVLPVLPPDLRPLVPLDGGRFATSDLNDLYRRVINRNNRLKRLLDLSAPDIIVRNEKRMLQEAVDALLDNGRRGRAITGSNKRPLKSLADMIKGKQGRFRQNLLGKRVDYSGRSVITVGPALRLHQCGLPKKMALELFKPFIFGKLEMRGLATTIKAAKKMVERELPEVWDVLAEVIREHPVLLNRAPTLHRLGIQAFEPVLIEGKAIQLHPLVCAAYNADFDGDQMAVHVPLTLEAQLEARALMMSTNNILSPANGEPIIVPSQDVVLGLYYMTREAINAKGEGRVFADLQEVDRVFRAGEASLHAKVKVRINETVKQKDGSLVKNTRIVDTTVGRALLFQVVPAGLSFDVVNQSMKKKAISRLINQCYRTVGLKDTVIFADQLMYTGFAYSTISGVSIGVNDFVIPDEKARIIDAATEEVKEIESQYASGLVTQGEKYNKVIDLWSKANDEVSKAMMANLSKEKVIDREGNEVDQESFNSMYMMADSGARGSAAQIRQLAGMRGLMAKPDGSIIETPITANFREGLSVLQYFISTHGARKGLADTALKTANSGYLTRRLVDVAQDLVVTEIDCGTDQGLHMTPHIEGGDVVEPLGERVLGRVIARDVFKPGTEDVIVPAGTLVDEQWVEFIELNSIDEVVVRSPISCETRYGICAKCYGRDLARGHQINIGEAVGVIAAQSIGEPGTQLTMRTFHIGGAASRTSAADSVQVKNGGAIRLHNLKHVERLDGNLIAVSRSGELAVADEFGRERERYKLPYGAVISVKEGDKVEAGAIVAKWDPHTHPIVTEMKGTVTFVGMEEGITIKRQTDELTGLTNIEVLDPKDRPAAGKDIRPAIKMVDANGKELLLPGTDVPAQYFLPANALVGVADGAQIAVGDVIARIPQETSKTRDITGGLPRVADLFEARRPKEASILAEISGTISFGKETKGKRRLVITPTDGSDPYEELIPKWRHLNVFEGEQVNKGEVISDGPSDPHDILRLLGVSALAKYIVNEIQDVYRLQGVKINDKHIETILRQMLRKVEVSEAGDSSFIKGDQVELTQVLGENERLVEEDKFIAKYTRVLLGITKASLSTESFISAASFQETTRVLTEAAVTGKRDFLRGLKENVVVGRLIPAGTGLAYHSERKRKRDAEKPMRVSASEVEAALTEALNSSEN